The Mycoplasmopsis gallinacea genome includes a window with the following:
- a CDS encoding 3-keto-L-gulonate-6-phosphate decarboxylase UlaD: MGKPLLQIALDNLTIEDAINSAKKVEKYIDVIEVGTILIASEGKKAVKALKEAFPDKIIVADGKIADAGKVFGKMFFENGADYTTCICAAELPTIVETMKVAKEYKDTNEVQIEMTSNFTWEQAKAWQEANVPQVVWHRSRDSQASGVKWGEKDINAVDRLSKMGFKVTVTGGVALEDIKLFKDIPIYIFIAGRSLRDAENPELAAKAFKDEFDKYWS; encoded by the coding sequence ATGGGAAAACCACTTTTACAAATCGCTTTAGACAACTTAACTATTGAAGATGCTATTAACTCAGCTAAAAAAGTTGAAAAATACATTGATGTAATTGAAGTTGGAACAATTTTAATTGCATCAGAAGGTAAAAAAGCTGTCAAAGCTCTTAAAGAAGCCTTTCCAGATAAAATCATTGTTGCAGATGGAAAAATTGCTGATGCAGGAAAAGTTTTTGGAAAAATGTTCTTTGAAAATGGAGCAGATTATACAACATGTATTTGTGCAGCTGAGCTTCCTACTATTGTAGAAACAATGAAAGTTGCCAAAGAATACAAAGATACAAATGAAGTTCAAATTGAAATGACTTCTAACTTTACTTGAGAACAAGCAAAAGCTTGACAAGAAGCTAATGTTCCACAAGTTGTATGACACAGAAGTAGAGATTCACAAGCTTCAGGTGTTAAATGAGGTGAAAAAGATATTAATGCAGTTGATCGCCTTTCAAAAATGGGATTCAAAGTTACTGTCACAGGTGGTGTAGCTTTAGAAGATATTAAATTATTTAAAGATATTCCAATTTACATTTTCATTGCTGGTCGTAGCTTAAGAGATGCAGAAAATCCAGAACTTGCAGCTAAAGCATTTAAAGATGAATTTGACAAATATTGAAGTTAA
- a CDS encoding L-ribulose-5-phosphate 3-epimerase: MNLTNIEVNMKKNRLIGIYEKAINNKFSLEEKILIAKASGYDFMEFSVDESEQRLQRLSWSDAKIQQVQMLLVKHQFNFNSMTLSGHRKYPFGSKDPKIRRKALWIMEKAIILAKKLGIRTVQLAGYDVYYENSDEETKKYFYQGMQKALQIAAKHSVMLAFEIMDTRFMGTISRALTWVNKLDSIYIGIYPDLGNVYQWAHKEDLENELVIAKNKLVAFHFKDTVPGKFRDTPFGSGTVDFEYMLKILKKHKLNQPIMIEMWSLNDPNETKEEAIKYILDAKEFYEKCWSNVDGDN; the protein is encoded by the coding sequence ATGAATTTGACAAATATTGAAGTTAATATGAAAAAGAATAGACTTATCGGAATATATGAAAAAGCAATTAACAATAAATTTTCACTTGAAGAGAAAATTTTAATTGCTAAAGCATCTGGTTATGATTTTATGGAATTTTCAGTTGATGAATCAGAACAGAGATTACAAAGATTATCTTGAAGTGATGCAAAAATTCAACAAGTACAAATGCTTTTAGTTAAACATCAATTTAACTTTAATTCTATGACTCTTTCAGGTCATCGTAAATATCCTTTTGGCTCAAAAGATCCAAAAATTAGAAGAAAAGCTCTTTGAATTATGGAAAAAGCTATTATTTTAGCTAAAAAACTTGGTATTAGGACCGTTCAATTAGCTGGGTATGATGTATATTATGAAAATTCTGATGAAGAAACTAAAAAATACTTCTATCAAGGAATGCAAAAAGCACTGCAAATAGCTGCTAAACATTCAGTTATGCTTGCTTTTGAAATTATGGATACTCGCTTTATGGGAACTATTTCAAGAGCTTTAACTTGAGTTAATAAACTTGATAGTATTTACATTGGAATTTACCCAGATTTAGGAAATGTATATCAATGAGCTCACAAAGAAGATTTAGAAAATGAACTTGTTATTGCTAAAAATAAACTTGTAGCTTTCCACTTTAAAGACACAGTTCCGGGTAAATTTAGAGACACTCCTTTCGGAAGTGGAACTGTTGATTTTGAATATATGCTTAAAATTCTTAAAAAACACAAATTAAATCAACCGATTATGATTGAAATGTGATCTTTAAATGATCCAAATGAAACTAAAGAAGAAGCTATTAAGTACATTTTAGATGCTAAAGAGTTTTATGAAAAATGCTGATCCAATGTAGATGGAGATAATTAA
- the araD gene encoding L-ribulose-5-phosphate 4-epimerase AraD: protein MELLKKEVYEANLKLVDYKLVIHTWGNVSGITRDRKFMVIKPSGVSYDKLSYHDMVITDLENNIYDSKYKPSVDAPTHTLLYKANPDMKGIVHTHSKHAVAFAQAGKDIPCFGTTHADNFYGSVPCARALTPAEIDSEYEHNTGLVILETFKNRNLDFKATPATLVKEHGPFAWSFKSPLDAVNMALTLETVAEMAINTLIVSNLDSHQAQDALITRHYLRKHGKNATYGQEKH from the coding sequence ATTGAACTTCTTAAAAAAGAAGTATATGAAGCAAATTTAAAGCTTGTTGATTACAAATTAGTTATTCATACTTGAGGTAATGTCTCAGGAATTACTCGTGATCGCAAATTTATGGTAATTAAACCTAGTGGAGTTTCATATGATAAACTTTCTTACCATGATATGGTAATTACCGATTTAGAAAATAATATTTATGATTCAAAATATAAACCATCAGTAGATGCTCCTACTCATACACTCTTATATAAAGCAAACCCTGATATGAAGGGAATTGTTCACACCCACAGCAAACATGCAGTAGCTTTTGCGCAAGCAGGAAAAGACATTCCTTGCTTCGGAACAACTCATGCAGATAATTTTTATGGATCTGTGCCATGTGCAAGAGCGCTCACGCCAGCAGAAATTGATTCAGAATATGAACACAATACCGGTTTAGTTATTTTAGAAACATTTAAAAATAGAAACTTAGACTTTAAAGCAACTCCAGCAACACTTGTCAAAGAACATGGACCATTTGCATGAAGTTTTAAATCACCATTAGATGCTGTTAATATGGCTCTTACACTTGAAACGGTAGCTGAAATGGCTATTAACACATTAATTGTTTCAAATTTAGATTCACACCAAGCGCAAGATGCGCTTATCACAAGACACTATTTACGTAAACATGGTAAAAACGCTACATATGGACAAGAAAAGCACTAA
- a CDS encoding HAD family hydrolase: MDKKSTNLKFIFDLDGTLLTSDKVLTKETIKQINLLQTQNHLVFIATGRPYYMNKEIIELLNIQTPIISANGAAIYDPKTEKIIYSNTFSQKDAEQITLILEKYQIDFLAYALDQMLGENIHNPLWFEKMIYPKVKDPSYKYSWKYTETQVSKETQNLNFIKFLILAQKIEPSILEKALTEIEKVSSNIYFVKSQSSVIDIMPKGSNKWNSVQKAFAYMNLDTANSYTFGDALNDFEMIKNASCGIAMGNAVAEVKKVAKIIIDTNDNEGVAKFLAKNGYED, translated from the coding sequence ATGGACAAGAAAAGCACTAATTTAAAATTCATTTTCGATTTAGATGGCACACTTTTAACAAGTGATAAAGTTTTGACCAAAGAAACAATTAAGCAAATTAACCTTTTACAAACTCAAAATCATTTAGTTTTTATTGCTACTGGTAGACCTTATTATATGAATAAGGAAATTATAGAGCTATTAAATATCCAAACCCCAATTATTAGTGCTAACGGAGCTGCTATTTACGATCCAAAAACAGAAAAAATAATTTATAGCAACACTTTTAGTCAAAAAGATGCAGAACAAATTACCTTAATTTTAGAAAAATACCAAATCGATTTTCTGGCTTATGCACTTGATCAAATGCTTGGAGAAAATATTCACAATCCTTTATGATTTGAAAAAATGATTTATCCAAAAGTGAAAGATCCAAGCTATAAATACTCTTGAAAATACACCGAAACACAAGTTTCAAAAGAAACTCAAAATTTAAATTTTATAAAATTCTTAATTCTTGCACAGAAAATTGAGCCTTCAATTTTAGAAAAAGCACTAACGGAAATTGAAAAAGTATCTTCAAATATTTATTTTGTTAAATCTCAAAGTTCTGTCATCGATATAATGCCAAAAGGATCAAATAAATGAAATTCAGTACAAAAAGCTTTTGCATATATGAATTTAGATACAGCAAATAGCTACACTTTTGGTGATGCTTTAAATGATTTCGAAATGATTAAAAATGCCAGCTGCGGAATTGCAATGGGGAATGCAGTTGCAGAAGTTAAAAAAGTAGCTAAAATTATTATTGATACAAATGATAATGAAGGAGTTGCTAAATTTTTAGCAAAAAATGGCTATGAAGATTAA
- a CDS encoding cysteine peptidase family C39 domain-containing protein, with translation MKAKQISSNECALIVLSFFIKKFTKQKISIEKLKDESNLSSKGLSLSELKELASSNNLEVNFFKCPAGNLQKLESDEFPFATIIRENNFNHMVILHKIRKGKVYFYDPKKGDVKMKLEDFEIIYQNVVLEFKLNKDFQKIVVKQKVQKSKVKLSFLSTKISIFYFCVLMIDFLVTLGIAYANKIFFGILIEKSMLYLALSLFLILFWFILFNAYLKSFITKKLYQYSFDQFCLAKKESFLNLFTLNNKRFQKYDELEIYQRMQNYEFFIFYELTFKSDVLADFLSFVISGFIFYLTNIYLISIVVIYCIFSLIICFFIKTNYDQNYRQIINNKLKEGNDFNNLSFSFKVNNDPILNETLLKKWLNQNNNSCKIVSNFYSNNINYGSIEGFLSVIAPIFILLIGAILTWHNKLSKTELIFFLTGASLFIKPVKNVTSHLQTYKKYKDCLEVLRIFEHNSKDIDEKKKSSSAFDQRINNIKISYLGYKFSSYKKLNIDNLIIDQKCILKVIMDVGRLLYQKFYLELMILMKEKFLLTIKL, from the coding sequence ATGAAAGCAAAACAAATTTCTTCTAATGAATGTGCACTTATCGTGCTATCGTTTTTTATCAAAAAATTCACCAAGCAAAAAATTTCAATTGAAAAACTTAAAGACGAATCTAATCTTTCTTCTAAAGGACTAAGTCTTTCTGAATTAAAAGAATTAGCAAGTAGCAATAATCTTGAAGTAAATTTCTTTAAATGCCCCGCTGGCAATTTGCAAAAACTGGAAAGTGATGAATTTCCTTTCGCAACCATTATTAGGGAAAATAATTTCAATCATATGGTAATATTACACAAAATAAGAAAAGGAAAAGTGTATTTTTATGACCCTAAAAAAGGTGATGTCAAAATGAAACTTGAAGATTTTGAAATCATTTATCAAAATGTAGTTCTTGAATTTAAACTAAATAAAGATTTCCAAAAGATAGTTGTAAAACAAAAAGTTCAAAAATCCAAAGTAAAATTAAGCTTTTTAAGCACAAAAATCAGTATTTTCTACTTTTGTGTTTTAATGATTGATTTTTTAGTTACTTTAGGAATTGCTTATGCAAATAAGATCTTTTTTGGAATTTTAATTGAAAAATCAATGCTTTATTTAGCTTTATCTCTTTTTCTGATCTTATTTTGATTCATTCTTTTTAATGCTTATTTAAAATCATTTATTACCAAGAAACTATACCAGTATAGCTTTGATCAATTTTGCCTGGCTAAAAAAGAAAGTTTTCTGAATTTATTTACTTTAAATAATAAGCGCTTTCAAAAATATGATGAATTAGAAATTTACCAAAGAATGCAAAACTATGAATTTTTCATTTTTTATGAATTGACATTTAAAAGTGATGTTTTAGCTGATTTTCTTTCTTTTGTAATTTCTGGATTTATTTTTTATCTTACTAACATTTATTTAATTTCAATAGTTGTCATTTACTGTATCTTTTCATTAATAATTTGCTTTTTTATCAAAACAAATTATGACCAAAACTATCGACAAATCATTAATAACAAATTAAAAGAAGGAAATGACTTTAATAATTTATCATTCAGTTTTAAAGTTAACAATGATCCAATTTTAAATGAAACTTTACTTAAAAAATGATTAAATCAAAACAATAATTCTTGCAAAATAGTCTCGAATTTTTACTCAAATAACATTAATTATGGCTCAATTGAAGGTTTTCTTTCCGTTATCGCACCTATTTTCATTTTACTTATTGGAGCAATTCTAACTTGACATAATAAATTATCAAAAACAGAACTTATTTTCTTTTTAACAGGTGCATCTTTATTTATTAAACCGGTAAAGAATGTTACATCTCATTTGCAAACTTATAAAAAATACAAAGATTGCCTTGAAGTTTTAAGAATTTTTGAACATAATTCAAAAGATATTGATGAGAAAAAGAAAAGCTCTTCAGCTTTTGATCAAAGAATTAACAACATCAAAATTAGCTATTTAGGATACAAATTTTCTAGCTATAAAAAGCTCAATATTGACAACCTCATAATTGATCAAAAATGCATTTTGAAGGTAATAATGGATGTGGGAAGACTACTTTATCAAAAATTTTATCTGGAGTTAATGATTTTGATGAAGGAGAAATTCTTATTAACAATCAAATTGTAA
- a CDS encoding ATP-binding cassette domain-containing protein yields MHFEGNNGCGKTTLSKILSGVNDFDEGEILINNQIVRPFENNLIKQKIALIDSNEQKMSISLAQYLSIANLNQFHSLLKETKLDVLLSKVGIYDFETTMINELSKGQLQFVKLLKLFIFEYDVIIFDEAFENLSTEIFQIFQKYFQILLASKMVIEISHNQRYIFPSSKRITINGIK; encoded by the coding sequence ATGCATTTTGAAGGTAATAATGGATGTGGGAAGACTACTTTATCAAAAATTTTATCTGGAGTTAATGATTTTGATGAAGGAGAAATTCTTATTAACAATCAAATTGTAAGACCTTTTGAGAATAACTTAATTAAGCAAAAAATTGCTTTAATTGATTCTAATGAGCAAAAAATGTCTATTTCTTTAGCTCAATATTTATCAATTGCTAATTTAAATCAATTTCATTCACTTTTGAAAGAAACCAAATTAGATGTTCTTTTAAGCAAAGTGGGTATTTATGATTTTGAAACAACTATGATTAATGAACTTTCAAAAGGTCAGCTTCAATTTGTGAAGTTGCTCAAATTATTTATTTTTGAATACGATGTAATTATTTTTGATGAAGCTTTTGAGAATTTATCAACAGAGATTTTTCAAATCTTTCAAAAATATTTTCAAATTCTTTTAGCTTCAAAAATGGTTATTGAAATTTCACATAATCAAAGATATATTTTCCCAAGTTCAAAAAGGATAACAATCAATGGAATCAAATAA
- a CDS encoding MAG1140 family protein: protein MESNNKNYYLFFLFLFFLFGAILVFLFFIQIDKKEAAIVIFQNDELELKNINLGKEVQSSYNINFEIDSSYYQTKIEIINQNENSILIESDFLKEQMKLNNCYQCKVFLTLKRVNFFTFLFNL, encoded by the coding sequence ATGGAATCAAATAACAAAAACTATTATTTATTCTTTCTTTTCTTATTTTTTCTTTTTGGAGCTATTTTAGTTTTCTTATTTTTCATTCAAATAGATAAAAAAGAAGCTGCGATAGTTATTTTTCAAAACGATGAATTGGAGCTAAAGAATATCAATTTAGGTAAAGAGGTTCAAAGCAGCTACAATATTAATTTTGAAATAGACTCTTCATATTATCAAACCAAAATTGAGATCATCAATCAAAATGAAAATAGCATTTTAATTGAATCAGATTTTCTCAAAGAACAAATGAAACTTAATAATTGTTATCAATGTAAGGTGTTTCTGACTTTAAAAAGAGTGAATTTCTTTACTTTTCTCTTTAATTTGTAA
- the cdd gene encoding cytidine deaminase — translation MDILKLRKLLDKSYAPYSNFRVAAIAIDNDGKEYYGVNVENAAYPSGLCAERSALFGSVAYGGVVGNFKEIHIISQKDDYISPCAGCRQVMTEFMPLDAKVYQYKNDGSSARISTVEELVPFSIRAKDIK, via the coding sequence ATGGATATTTTAAAATTAAGAAAATTACTTGATAAATCATATGCACCATATTCTAACTTTAGAGTGGCTGCAATTGCAATTGATAATGATGGAAAAGAATACTACGGGGTAAATGTTGAAAATGCAGCATACCCATCTGGGCTTTGTGCTGAAAGAAGTGCTCTTTTTGGTTCAGTAGCATATGGTGGAGTAGTTGGAAACTTCAAAGAAATACACATTATTAGTCAAAAAGATGATTATATTAGCCCATGTGCTGGATGTAGACAAGTTATGACTGAATTCATGCCTTTAGATGCCAAAGTTTATCAATATAAAAACGATGGAAGCAGCGCTAGAATTTCAACAGTAGAAGAACTTGTTCCATTTAGCATTAGAGCAAAGGATATTAAATAA
- the era gene encoding GTPase Era, producing MKICFASIIGRPNVGKSSLLNAIIGYNVAIVTDVAQTTRDQITGIYTDDEYQIIFTDTPGIHKPLNKLGEHLNKSAYDTFKDIDVLLFLTPADQELGSGDEMILEKIKDVKNKVAVISKVDKVKSQPEKIIAKVDQLNKYNFNHIISTDVNNSKSINDVIKLIKSYAYEGKAQYDEDYLTDKSMRFLAKEIIREAAINALREELPHSIAVEVTEFVESDEHFDIDGIIYVKKASQKGMVIGAGASKIKEIGKNARIKMMHQFGVSVTLNLTVKIAKKWIDDEKTLSKFGYGRG from the coding sequence ATGAAGATTTGTTTTGCTTCAATTATCGGAAGACCTAACGTAGGTAAAAGCTCTCTTTTAAATGCTATTATTGGATATAATGTTGCAATTGTTACTGACGTAGCTCAAACCACAAGAGACCAAATTACAGGAATTTATACTGATGATGAATATCAAATAATTTTCACAGATACACCAGGTATTCACAAGCCTTTAAATAAACTAGGGGAACATTTAAACAAAAGTGCTTATGATACTTTTAAAGATATCGATGTACTTTTATTCTTAACACCTGCAGATCAAGAACTGGGTTCAGGTGATGAAATGATTTTAGAGAAAATTAAAGATGTAAAAAACAAAGTTGCAGTTATTTCAAAGGTAGATAAAGTCAAATCTCAACCAGAAAAAATTATTGCTAAAGTTGATCAGTTAAATAAATACAACTTTAATCACATCATTTCAACAGATGTAAATAATTCTAAATCAATTAATGATGTTATAAAGTTAATCAAATCATATGCTTATGAAGGGAAAGCGCAATATGATGAAGATTACTTAACAGACAAATCAATGCGTTTTTTAGCTAAAGAAATAATCCGTGAAGCAGCTATTAATGCATTAAGAGAAGAACTGCCACACTCAATTGCTGTTGAAGTTACTGAGTTTGTAGAAAGTGATGAACATTTTGATATCGATGGAATCATTTATGTTAAAAAAGCTTCTCAAAAAGGTATGGTAATTGGAGCAGGTGCTTCTAAAATAAAAGAAATAGGTAAAAATGCACGTATAAAAATGATGCATCAATTCGGAGTTAGCGTAACTTTAAACTTAACTGTTAAAATTGCTAAAAAATGAATTGATGATGAAAAAACTTTATCTAAATTTGGTTATGGAAGAGGTTAG
- a CDS encoding OppA family ABC transporter substrate-binding lipoprotein encodes MKKYKFLLSSAILATSFASPLAVISCGDEKVAAKDTLVINYQGNIPFTPLFLDNSMESQSSIKSDDILATISSAKLFRNQTVSSPIIDPIKNGEVVKKGTYKFVLDLAKSITVYDAEENSNTFNNDNVSESTFSSDFIYEQLSSEDPESINSSFFKEKMQQAVKIEIKVRDNVYWSDNKGTKTKYKVVPEDFWFSWMRSYHIGHTNRENSYLDLFNKDVENLDENQKEIKKAELAKGLSSFLDQKAMSRIGVNDRFNNQLFTNENLFTSNKVSVKLFREIDEQLNPTNAIKDGKLVFKTDDEASQNNGNFFTFWNLVLKDSNLFSAAPSQYIQELSQKPEFNQTVDYQYSLEKNEQNKTLKAPVYGDKMVKKLGIYFYGVNGFEKNLYASAYVPYQGSPNTNSLSFKKNPNYWDAKFINSPKSLQTIKLNANVSDKTQKLNNFLNGENSILSSDNYSQNDLQKLNLSDLSKYNITYIQNINKNKSEGLTGTNITPAPNITIKNGVHSKDYENHAFNDVYAQLVYGATIEDIKRGFKKQTENQTDYVFGSKSISSGLFETKSVSFRSLLNGAINWKWVAEKVNSDNSSQIIPWLTNAAPDALIGGNNQETSKVKSPRHAHETINTLKVILANGKVKTLENNNSTKSYESANFDLIKAEIKKLLDNFYNSLSADQRGQKVKWYIYNSRIINEKEREIYNQIINTIKSIDPRLEPVFVQLTTSDEITKALGKENGAGYNSIDQNIVYSYESGQSQYSFLDKITHSIGMSPFALWYKFSILNENDPLAVEFPGLYAFSKAMKEDFEAKKYRLAKIYDPSIDGNYRDIVWDDLEKFNSFEEMQLYRNSVYDAELNGWTYANKNGAAGIGYLQDNGDWLVHNISTSKEFAIRFLESHTNETVVQLLQDLNVWRSFGIDIFKFIKISSHLITHKDLDLVIPLDNIIYVQDYKVKS; translated from the coding sequence ATGAAAAAATATAAATTTTTACTCTCATCAGCAATTCTTGCAACATCTTTTGCTTCACCTTTAGCTGTTATTTCTTGTGGAGATGAGAAAGTTGCTGCTAAAGATACTTTAGTTATTAATTACCAAGGGAATATTCCTTTTACTCCTCTTTTTCTTGATAATTCAATGGAATCGCAAAGTAGCATTAAAAGTGATGATATTTTAGCTACCATTTCAAGTGCAAAACTTTTCAGAAACCAAACAGTTTCTTCACCAATTATTGACCCAATTAAAAATGGTGAAGTTGTTAAAAAAGGAACTTACAAATTTGTCTTAGATTTAGCTAAATCAATTACTGTTTATGATGCTGAAGAAAATTCCAATACATTTAATAATGACAATGTTTCAGAGTCGACATTTAGTTCAGATTTTATTTATGAACAACTATCTTCAGAAGATCCAGAATCTATTAACAGCAGCTTTTTTAAAGAAAAAATGCAACAAGCTGTCAAAATCGAAATCAAAGTAAGAGATAATGTATATTGAAGCGATAACAAAGGAACTAAAACAAAATACAAAGTTGTACCAGAAGATTTTTGATTCTCATGAATGCGTTCATATCACATTGGGCATACCAATAGAGAAAATTCTTATTTAGATTTATTTAATAAAGATGTAGAAAATCTTGATGAAAACCAAAAAGAGATCAAGAAAGCTGAATTAGCTAAAGGATTATCTAGTTTCCTTGATCAAAAAGCAATGAGTAGAATTGGGGTAAATGATAGATTTAATAATCAATTATTTACTAACGAAAATTTATTTACATCAAATAAAGTGTCAGTGAAATTATTTAGAGAAATTGATGAGCAATTAAATCCTACAAACGCAATTAAAGATGGCAAATTAGTCTTTAAAACAGATGATGAAGCTTCTCAAAATAATGGAAACTTCTTTACTTTCTGAAACTTAGTACTTAAAGATTCAAATTTATTCTCTGCAGCACCAAGTCAATATATTCAAGAATTATCACAAAAACCTGAATTTAATCAAACAGTTGATTATCAATATTCATTAGAAAAAAATGAACAAAACAAAACCCTTAAAGCTCCTGTTTATGGGGATAAAATGGTTAAAAAACTTGGTATTTACTTCTATGGTGTAAATGGATTTGAAAAGAATCTTTACGCTAGTGCTTACGTTCCATACCAAGGTAGTCCAAACACTAATTCTTTATCATTTAAGAAAAACCCTAATTACTGAGATGCAAAATTTATAAATTCTCCAAAATCTTTACAAACAATCAAATTAAATGCAAATGTTTCAGATAAAACTCAAAAATTAAATAACTTCCTTAATGGTGAAAATTCAATTTTAAGTTCTGATAACTATTCACAAAATGATTTACAAAAACTCAATTTAAGTGATTTAAGTAAATACAACATTACTTACATTCAAAATATCAATAAAAACAAATCTGAAGGATTAACCGGGACAAACATCACACCAGCACCAAATATCACCATTAAAAACGGAGTGCATAGCAAAGACTATGAAAACCATGCTTTTAATGATGTATATGCACAATTAGTTTATGGTGCTACAATCGAGGATATTAAACGTGGGTTTAAAAAGCAAACAGAGAATCAAACTGATTATGTTTTTGGATCTAAATCAATTTCTAGTGGCCTATTTGAAACTAAATCAGTATCTTTTAGAAGTTTACTTAACGGTGCGATTAACTGAAAATGAGTAGCTGAAAAAGTTAATTCAGATAATAGTTCACAAATTATTCCTTGATTAACAAATGCTGCACCAGATGCATTAATTGGGGGAAATAACCAAGAAACATCAAAAGTGAAATCTCCACGTCATGCTCATGAAACTATAAATACTTTAAAAGTGATTCTTGCCAACGGAAAAGTAAAAACTTTAGAAAATAACAATAGCACTAAATCATATGAAAGTGCAAATTTTGATCTTATTAAAGCTGAAATTAAAAAATTACTCGATAATTTTTACAACTCTTTAAGCGCTGATCAAAGAGGTCAAAAAGTTAAATGATACATTTATAACTCAAGAATCATTAACGAAAAAGAAAGAGAAATTTACAACCAAATAATTAATACTATTAAATCAATCGACCCTAGATTAGAACCTGTTTTTGTTCAACTTACAACTTCAGATGAAATTACCAAAGCTTTAGGTAAAGAAAATGGTGCTGGATATAACTCAATTGATCAAAATATAGTTTATTCTTATGAAAGTGGACAATCTCAATATTCATTTTTAGATAAAATCACTCATAGTATCGGAATGAGTCCATTTGCATTATGATATAAGTTTTCAATTTTAAATGAAAATGATCCATTAGCAGTTGAATTCCCTGGTTTATATGCTTTTTCTAAAGCTATGAAAGAAGATTTTGAAGCTAAAAAATATAGATTAGCAAAAATTTATGACCCAAGCATTGATGGAAATTATCGTGATATTGTTTGAGATGATTTAGAAAAATTTAATTCTTTTGAAGAAATGCAATTATATAGAAATAGTGTTTATGATGCAGAATTAAATGGATGAACATATGCTAACAAAAATGGAGCTGCAGGAATTGGTTACTTACAAGATAATGGAGATTGACTTGTTCATAACATTAGTACATCAAAAGAATTTGCAATTAGATTCTTAGAATCACACACAAATGAAACAGTTGTACAACTTCTTCAAGATTTAAATGTATGAAGATCATTTGGTATCGACATCTTTAAATTTATTAAAATAAGCTCACACTTAATTACTCATAAAGACTTAGATTTAGTAATTCCGCTTGATAACATAATTTATGTTCAAGACTATAAAGTTAAATCTTAA
- a CDS encoding ABC transporter permease subunit has translation MYLILISIYPLPLNEEAKLTSNQFGSINLVEQSKEYNLDKTAFTKSFLFLWKLITFSAIKFSQVDTSIAVFSNNDRNAWTYFISNNQVNYLIIIFSQFLSFIIGYLLGVWAGYKKGSYIDYLINFFSVLFLSTSLLIVIPIVIHFEYLFGIIVNYNPKKISTFLFPIVTIVLISQSAIVKIVRGETIKGLLHPSYTYYKSLGFSEWSIFRKSILKNTIVALLPLFPFLLVGSLSSSVFLEAYFNIPGNWKHIYGILIKKEVGPICVLIYLIVLSFSISYFACELIRIILNPFVERSK, from the coding sequence GTGTATTTAATTTTAATTTCTATATATCCGCTACCTTTAAATGAAGAAGCTAAACTTACATCTAATCAATTTGGAAGCATAAATTTAGTAGAACAAAGCAAAGAATATAACTTAGATAAAACCGCATTTACTAAATCATTTCTTTTTCTGTGAAAATTAATCACTTTTAGTGCAATTAAATTTTCACAGGTAGATACAAGTATTGCGGTTTTTTCTAATAATGATCGTAATGCTTGAACTTACTTTATATCTAATAATCAAGTTAATTACTTAATTATTATTTTTAGTCAATTTTTAAGCTTTATAATAGGTTATTTACTAGGTGTGTGAGCTGGTTATAAAAAAGGAAGTTATATTGATTATTTAATTAACTTTTTTTCTGTTTTATTCTTATCAACTTCACTTTTAATTGTGATTCCAATTGTAATTCATTTTGAATACCTTTTTGGAATTATTGTAAATTACAACCCTAAAAAAATCTCAACCTTTCTTTTTCCGATTGTAACTATTGTATTAATTTCGCAATCAGCAATAGTAAAGATAGTGCGGGGTGAAACAATTAAAGGTTTATTACATCCTAGTTATACTTATTATAAGAGTTTAGGGTTTTCAGAATGATCCATTTTTCGAAAATCCATTTTAAAAAATACTATTGTTGCTCTATTGCCTTTATTTCCTTTTTTACTTGTAGGTAGTTTATCTTCAAGTGTATTTTTAGAAGCTTATTTTAATATTCCTGGAAATTGAAAACATATTTACGGAATCTTAATTAAAAAAGAAGTTGGGCCAATTTGTGTTTTAATTTATTTAATTGTCTTATCATTCTCAATTTCTTATTTTGCTTGTGAATTAATTAGAATCATTTTAAATCCATTTGTAGAAAGAAGTAAATAA